The Magnolia sinica isolate HGM2019 chromosome 9, MsV1, whole genome shotgun sequence genome contains a region encoding:
- the LOC131255141 gene encoding receptor-like protein 48 has product MALLSPSFIFSTFFYSILFSSSVFAGNNTQKGIQEHFSALLHLKHGFNFSEKASTNLSSWDLNDTDCCVWGGIGCDGDNSHVISIDLSNRRISGRIDFESLFRLQSLQSLNLASNYFNPSPFSPGFNQNLSSLRELSLDWINISMQGSEWVQALFLSVPHLRDLSLRYCGLSGPIHSSLSKLHFLKSKLDLSNNNLSGSLPSFLVNLSKLEYLDLSFNSFSGPIPSSYGNEFRNKLGGGLDVIHNASSSQLEYIYLGNNYLQGMVSFIFKLVKLSSISLPFNNFSGVVEVGSFQTLKSLFSLSFR; this is encoded by the exons ATGGCTCTCCTCTCTCCATccttcatattttctaccttctttTATTCCATCCTTTTCTCCTCTTCTGTTTTTGCTGGTAACAATACCCAAAAAGGCATCCAAGAACACTTCTCTGCGTTGCTCCATCTCAAGCATGGCTTCAATTTCTCTGAAAAAGCCTCCACTAACCTCTCCTCATGGGATTTAAACGATACAGATTGCTGCGTTTGGGGAGGCATTGGTTGCGATGGAGACAATAGTCATGTGATCAGCATCGACCTCAGCAACCGTCGGATCTCAGGTCGGATTGATTTTGAAAGCCTTTTTCGTcttcagagcctgcagagtctcaACCTTGCTAGCAATTACTTTAATCCCTCTCCATTCTCTCCTGGGTTTAACCAAAACCTCTCGAGTCTGAGAGAACTGTCTCTCGACTGGATAAACATCTCAATGCAGGGTAGTGAGTGGGTCCAGGCCTTATTCTTGTCAGTCCCTCATCTCCGCGACTTGAGCTTACGTTATTGTGGTCTTTCAGGCCCCATCCATTCTTCCCTTTCCAAactccattttttaaaatctaaactAGACCTCAGTAACAACAATCTGTCAGGATCATTACCATCATTCCTTGTGAACCTGAGCAAACTAGAGTACTTGGATCTTTCATTCAATAGTTTCAGCGGCCCAATTCCTTCTTCCTATGGAAACGAGTTTC GTAACAAGCTGGGTGGTGGGCTTGATGTTATACACAATGCCTCTTCTTCACAGCTGGAGTACATTTATTTGGGTAACAACTACTTACAGGGAATGGTGAGCTTTATCTTTAAACTTGTGAAGCTTTCTTCCATTTCCCTTCCTTTCAACAATTTCAGTGGTGTTGTGGAGGTTGGTTCATTTCAAACGCTCAAGAGCCTCTTCTCTCTATCTTTCCGATAA
- the LOC131255142 gene encoding receptor-like protein 18 has protein sequence MEVLNLGNNQIIDIFPSWVEALSKLRIFILKSNKFYGPITLSQINQSFSMLQIMDLSSNSFTGGLPSNMFQSWNAMTREDKSQSTFLGRILNAPRSTLYYQDTVIVMIKGKERELTKILAIFTSIDLSNNHFQGDIPESIGIVKSLHLLNMSNNGFTGQIPTSLENLMVLESLDLSQNNISGEILWQLTKLTFLSVLNLSQNNLMGSMPQIKQFLTFMNESFLGNMGLCGPPLSRKCIAPPSDLLSFEDATSELDWEFMWIGFGVGCGAGMGVLFWTLTLWTKGRREFYKFVDGMLLVNFPSTMFALKSRS, from the coding sequence ATGGAGGTATTAAACCTTGGAAACAATCAAATAATTGACATCTTCCCTTCATGGGTAGAAGCTTTGTCGAAGCTGCGCATTTTTATCTTGAAATCCAACAAATTTTATGGTCCCATTACACTTTCACAGATAAATCAGAGCTTCTCAATGTTGCAGATCATGGATCTCTCTTCTAATAGTTTTACGGGTGGTTTGCCATCTAATATGTTTCAAAGCTGGAATGCAATGACGCGGGAGGACAAATCTCAATCTACGTTTCTTGGTAGAATCCTAAATGCACCACGGAGTACTCTATACTACCAAGACACAGTGATAGTAAtgatcaaaggaaaagaaagggaACTGACAAAGATCCTAGCCATCTTCACATCAATTGATCTCTCAAACAATCATTTTCAAGGGGATATTCCAGAATCTATTGGGATTGTCAAATCACTCCATCTGCTCAATATGTCAAACAATGGTTTCACAGGtcaaattccaacatcacttgagAATTTAATGGTGCTCGAGTCTTTGGATCTTTCACAGAACAATATCTCAGGAGAGATTCTTTGGCAGCTGACGAAGCTAACATTTCTCTCGGTGCTGAATCTTTCACAAAATAATCTCATGGGAAGCATGCCACAAATTAAGCAATTTCTTACATTCATGAACGAATCGTTTCTAGGAAACATGGGATTATGTGGACCTCCATTATCGAGAAAATGTATTGCACCACCGTCAGATTTGCTGAGCTTTGAAGATGCGACTTCTGAATTGGACTGGGAATTCATGTGGATAGGATTTGGAGTCGGATGCGGAGCAGGAATGGGAGTTCTTTTCTGGACTCTAACACTCTGGACAAAGGGAAGGAGAGAATTCTATAAATTTGTAGATGGTATGCTGTTAGTAAATTTTCCCTCCACAATGTTTGCTCTAAAGAGCCGATCATAA